The following proteins are encoded in a genomic region of Pyrus communis chromosome 11, drPyrComm1.1, whole genome shotgun sequence:
- the LOC137749177 gene encoding E3 ubiquitin-protein ligase ATL41-like, with translation MSFLSPTIPMRLPQDDETDQSLVPRKNSDDLNSKIMVISIISLSVVVLLVILLHTYARCVLQRQALRRASMRHHLGSTMAHVHSIIELPKMGLEPSVIAALPMFVFRRAEGQDGGDDNAIECAVCLSMLEDEEMARLLPNCKHSFHAECIDKWLNSHTTCPICRTEAKPRLHLEPREGPAAGMPTAPPLEHVNSVLSSSCMEGTSDGAQSSSAGAKVNASSVSRLSSFRRMISRDRSSRRIQSCGQEDGIEDLERQ, from the coding sequence ATGTCTTTCTTGTCTCCTACAATTCCGATGCGCCTCCCCCAGGATGACGAGACCGATCAGTCACTCGTCCCTCGCAAAAACTCAGACGACTTGAACAGCAAGATCATGGTCATATCCATCATTTCATTATCCGTCGTTGTTTTGCTAGTAATCTTGCTTCATACCTACGCAAGGTGTGTCCTCCAACGCCAGGCGCTTCGCCGAGCTTCCATGCGTCATCATTTGGGGTCAACCATGGCTCATGTCCACTCCATTATTGAGCTGCCCAAAATGGGACTCGAGCCCTCCGTCATTGCCGCCTTGCCCATGTTCGTGTTCAGACGTGCGGAGGGCCAAGATGGCGGGGATGACAACGCAATAGAGTGCGCTGTGTGTTTGAGCATGTTAGAGGATGAAGAAATGGCACGGTTGCTTCCAAATTGCAAGCACAGTTTCCATGCAGAGTGCATCGACAAGTGGCTAAATTCCCATACTACCTGCCCCATTTGCCGGACAGAGGCGAAGCCGCGTCTGCATCTCGAGCCACGAGAGGGTCCCGCGGCCGGGATGCCTACGGCTCCGCCGTTAGAGCATGTGAACTCTGTGTTGTCATCATCATGTATGGAAGGGACATCAGATGGTGCTCAATCCAGCTCAGCTGGTGCTAAAGTGAATGCTTCATCGGTTTCCAGGTTGAGTTCTTTCAGAAGAATGATTAGCAGGGACAGATCTTCAAGACGTATTCAATCTTGCGGACAAGAGGATGGTATAGAAGATTTAGAGAGGCAGTGA